One stretch of Diabrotica undecimpunctata isolate CICGRU chromosome 5, icDiaUnde3, whole genome shotgun sequence DNA includes these proteins:
- the LOC140442351 gene encoding uncharacterized protein — MINENQEPLTLLRAEGKKNHRDRHGYHGQRTLHIATYNVRTLATEDKLIELQEELNCIKWDVLGLSEIRRKGKNQLVLKSGYLLHSIGENDKAVGGVGFLVHKKHLDKIIKTESVTSRVLYLILKLNERRSIKIIQVYAPTTSHSDEEIENFYEDINRAIEKDKTHHLILMGDFNAKLEFKEDNAEVATGSFGYVINKITVGSDHRLVRAKIMINIRRERTAMITERHSNKWKSIEDRVAYQNLITSEMKKVEHLNENALDIEVTNLRINSAIRNAHRKYKEKGKNKMDKLTQATKDLINKRRELKDKYTDNFITLRQLNKDITKCIRKDVRNYNTDYITQVIDKNKSLSSAPTND, encoded by the exons ATGATAAACGAGAACCAAGAACCG CTAACGCTGCTAAGGGCAGAGGGTAAAAAAAATCACCGAGATAGACACGGCTACCATGGACAACGAACATTGCATATTGCCACTTATAACGTAAGAACGCTTGCAACTGAAGATAAGCTCATTGAATTACAGGAAGAACTTAACTGCATAAAATGGGATGTATTGGGACTTTCCGAAATACGAAGAAAAGGAAAAAACCAATTGGTTTTAAAATCAGGATATCTGCTACATTCCATTGGAGAAAACGATAAGGCAGTTGGCGGTGTAGGCTTTCTCGTGCACAAGAAACACctagataaaattataaaaacagagAGTGTAACCTCAAGAGTTTTGTACCTCATATTAAAACTGAACGAGAGACGCTCTATTAAAATTATCCAAGTATATGCGCCCACGACGAGCCATAGCGATGAAGAAATCGAAAACTTTTATGAAGATATAAATAGAGCTATAGAAAAAGATAAAACCCACCACCTAATCttaatgggcgattttaacgctAAACTTGAATTCAAAGAAGATAACGCAGAAGTGGCTACGGGCTCATTTGGATACG taattaataaaatcactGTTGGGAGTGACCATCGGTTGGTTCGAGCAAAAATAATGATCAACATTAGACGAGAGAGGACAGCAATGATAACAGAGAGGCATTCTAATAAATGGAAATCGATAGAAGATAGAGTAGCTTATCAGAATCTCATAACTTCAGAAATGAAAAAAGTAGAACATCTAAATGAAAATGCATTAGATATAGAGGTGACAAATTTGCGAATAAATAGTGCGATTCGAAACGCTCAtagaaaatataaagaaaaaggaaaaaataagATGGATAAACTCACTCAAGCTACTAAAGATCTTATAAACAAAAGAAGAGAATTGAAAGACAAATACACAGATAATTTTATAACACTTAGACAGTTAAACAAAGATATCACAAAATGCATTCGAAAAGatgtcagaaattacaacactgaTTACATAACTCAAgtcattgataaaaataaaagtttaagttCTGCGCCGACAAATGACTAA